The Montipora foliosa isolate CH-2021 chromosome 6, ASM3666993v2, whole genome shotgun sequence genome includes the window GAAAAACGGGCCAAGATCAGTTTAGGTTAATAATTATGAACAAGAAAAGAGATTTTAAGATTTCACATTTTTTgcatttgaagtaaagaattGTTTCTAATCAAAAGGAAATttcgaggaaaaaaaaaagattatgaGCAATCAAATTGTGTCATTCATGATCAGTTGTTCCAATTCGTTTTTTTAAGAACTAGTTAACGTTTCAAGATTCGGACTAGATTTAAGTGCTGATTTGTTTTACTGTCTCCTTGAGAACATTTTTGTCCTAAATACTGTGTACGGATTTTGAAACCATCAGCAGCAGTTCTTGGGCCTAAAAATGGTACCTCAACCCCCTCCCCTTCTTTGATTTCTACCTGTTTGTTTGGGGCAAAGGGTGAACTACGGTATACAAGAAGAGGATTGTGGTTTGAAATTAAAGGTATTTGGTGAAGCGGTTGTCATGCGAGCATGGCGTGCTTTTCTCAGCTCTGTTAATTTTACTTTTATAGTTAacttttttcttgcttcttcGTTGTCTCTTATTTACCTactgtcttttttgtttttctttttcattttttcccttttatctatttattaatTCCTTGTTTGTTCTAGCTTTAGTGCCAACCTACCTCCTATGCCTGAACATTATTTAGCTTTACTCAGCTCGATTAGCTTTTCAGTTATTCTGAATAAATGTTACCTTTTTTTGTATTAATATAATATATTGCAAATTAAGTTAACTTTTATTTGGTAATAAAGCttatgttgttattgttgttgttgttgttgttgttgttgttgttgttgttgttgttgaagattTAAGTTGATGGTTTGCCTTATGAGCGATTCTTatgttttacttttcttttgttagggCAAAGAAGCCTGTGAGGATGCCAGGGTATCACTATGTTGACCGCAAACTGGATGTAACCAGTCACAACAAGGATTACACATCTGTTGAGCAGTGTGAAATATCCATTGCACGCCACTCTTTGCTCGGTTGACTACCTTTCGGAGTTAAATCAAGGCAGAAATACGCAGTGGCGTAAAAAAACGTAGATTTTGATTTTAGCTTAGAGAAGTAGGAACGAAGAAGTGTAAACAACCTTCAGTGattaaacttttgaaaacaacgcTTGAGTGTAACTCCTCATTATATTACTGGCACCTCATTAGTTTTAGTTTGATGTGTTTTTATAATTGGCAATAAAAGCTCTTTAAGCCCTAGCTAAATAGAGCCAACCATTTTACTTTGTCTGCGGACATTTTAACTGATAACTTTAATGCGCCCTGTGGTGGTCcccttaaaagtgaggatgCCCAGGGAAACGTGATGGTCATTTAAGAAGTCCCGATTTATGTAAAAATCGGTAGTTCGTGTAGGAGACGCGGAGGAACTATAATACGTTCCAGATCTGAAGTATTTTACTGTGGCTAAGCCCAGTATTTTGGAAAACACACCTTCTCTCTTACCTAAATAGATTAATCATATGATTATTGTAAATCCATTCTAACGGTGTGCGGAAATTTTAACTGACATGCTAAGACTGAGAGAATCGGAAATGGAAAAATGCCACTGTCCTAAACAAAAACCGCAAGCGAAAAAATAGTCCTATAGTTAGTTCTAGAACATTACCATACTTCGGAAGACTTTGGAGGGCATCCAAAAGGGATAAAATCACGGGTGGTGCATTGGAATTCCACGTTGTGCAAAGCTCGAAACGATAGAGAGTTTAAGCTTCACGTAAGCGGCAAACGCCAGATTCAAGTTGAGAATTTCTTAAAATAGAAAACGGGTAGATAAATACATCTCAAAACAATTCTTATggataaaaaaattgtgtacaaCTACTAACTTAGATGTAGAAATAGTGAACAGTAAACGGcaataaagagaaaatttgGTCAAGTGGTACAAATTCGCATTTGCCGTTTGACGTAAACGTgttgcttaacctctctaattGCAAATGCCAGAGCTCAAATTATCTCAATCGAtgacacagcgatttattccataatgtcaactgagctgtgtgttgtcttccaggagattcaagttgtccttgcgtaatatgtagctctaacagtgcacgatattgttttggtattgtctatcattgtagtgccatggtagaagtcttgggtaaatagcctgagaagacatgtagttactagcaaagtactgagcccagaaagattgaagaaaataaatgggaagtgaaaaacattgtcttctgggatgacatgttgacagttgtctttgcgtaatatgtaggtctaacagtacacgatattgttttggtattgtctatcatagtagcgccatggtagaagtcttagataaatagctcCTTGAGAAGAGATGTGGTCACTAGCAAAGtactagatagatagatagatatacctttatttaaacacgataatgtttaaagctgtaagcttatggggtcgtgtgtttagaaataagataagattcccttaaattacatactattatacgcctaaactaaaaatccctatgatgtaagagagctaaaactaaatggcaattacgattgtatatgtaagatacatgtcaattaaaagtatacataatcatggtcactaaaatctgtagtagaaattgacgtagcataaaaattaaaatttaagaaacttgcattATCTTTCAACTTGGTTGACACAGTTTTACAACTCGCGTTTACAATTGAATGATCGTTGGCCAAGGTGTTATTCCACAGAGCCGCACCTCCATATCTAATCGAAAAATGGACAAATCTTGAGTTGAAGCGAGGTACACAGACAGAGTCAGTTGTCCTAGACGGATATCTAGATGTTCGTCTACAGATTATATTGTCACATAATGGCAAAGGCAGATTTTCCCAGTGAGCCTTGTGTATCAGTTTTACTAATGCAATCTTATATTTGTAGCAGAGTGGATGCCAATTCGCTATCTTTAAGGCCTCTGTATGCGCGGTGTCTGatcctaaattaaaaattatcttcgcAGCTGTACTGTGTAGCTTTTCTACTTAATTAAACAGTTCCTTATTACTACAGCATCCCCACAAAGGCAACCCATAGGTGACAGTCGGTAGAATTACAGTAAGATAAAATGCTTCTAAAACATTCTTAGGTAAGAATTTGCACCTCTTTAGCAAGGCTAACTTAATGGCAAAGCGCTTCTTTAGATCCATCAAGTGAGGTGTCCAGCTCAGCTTATTGTCCACCACAGTGCCAAGTAAGCGGGATTTGTTAACTTGATTAACGAAAGAATCGCCGATCCGGACTGGTGCAATAGGCCCGACAAAACTAGATCTAGATACTAAAAACGTCTCACACTTGACCGGGTGTGGTGTTAAGCGGTTATTTAGGCACCATGTATAAAGTTCTTCAAGTTTTTTGTTCAACTGAGCTACTGCTTGATCCACATTCTCTCCGATACTGTAAACAGTTGTATCATCGGCGTACATGAACAGTTCTCCCGATTTTACTGCTGATGGAAGATCGTTAGTAAAGAGCGTGAATAACGTTGGCCCTAAAACGGAGCCTTGTGGAATACCGTAGTTAACTGGAAGAAATTCCGATTTGGTTCCGTTAACGACTGTAAATTGGCGTCTGTcatataaataactttttaaccaagttagaaaggGATCACAAATTCCAAAGTTCTGCTGTAATTTGGATATAAGAATTTCATGGTTGACgctgtcgaaagcttttttgaaatcaataaaagccAATGCAACAACATTGCTTTCATCCACTAACCGTCTCTAAGTTTCGGTAAGGTGTATTAAGAGTAATTCGGTACTGAACCCTGGGCGATATGCCCACTGTCTGTCGGAAGctaagttgttttctttgaagacaTGTTGCACTATATTATCATTTGCCTCTGATTCAAGTATTTTACTTGGGATACTGAGGAGAGATACAGGGCGATAGTTTGCCGGGTCCGATTCATCATCCTTCTTATGTATTGGTGTGAGTCTCGCTATTTTCCAATCCGAGAACACTGTGCCGCTGTCAATGCTAtaactgaacccagagagattgaagaaaataaaagggaatcgagaaacattggcttctgggctgacatgttgatcatgcaacttctttccaccacaagtgtaagcgtgcactgacagctttgtaaaaagcttaaaGATTAAGGTCTTTTTGTTCTGTATCCGGTGGGGTTAGGCAGGGGTCGCACTGTGGCCTTACTTTTTTATGTCGCGTCATATGTTGTCCCACAAATATGTCACGACATTTACGCCACGGGAGTCTTGGAGGTCGCACGTGTGGGacataaataatatttgaaacCGGACTGTCAACTCTTAATATTTCACGCGCGAAAAGAGCTTTTTACATCGAGGTTTTCGATATAACGaaaccacgtacaagggagtcgtgtaagCCTGTCAACTCTTTTTAACACTTGATGATTATTATGGACAGGCCCCGTTCCTTGTGCGTGACAGATCAAAATCACACAACTGGAACGGAAAAGGATCGAGAGTTAAATCAAAATGAAACTTTTACGCTTAGGCAAGAAGAAACCTAAGCTCACTTTCTGAGCAACAGTTTAAATACAAAAGCGTTAAAGAAAACATAGCACTCTTCTCCTTGAAACAGCATACAGAAAGGAAAATACCGGTTTCAGCCTTCTAAAGAAGCTACGCTCATATGGATCGGAAACACATTAACTCCATTGGCTAGAATtctatagccaatcagaacttagcaagttcgATCCTTCCATTGAGTACAAATACAGACAAACACACATGGTTTTTGCAGACAAAGCTCTTCACCTTAAATCAAGCTATAGGCAACTAATGAGATCCAcatgataggatcgaaaccgcggtcttgcctAACCTaataatatgtcagagaacttccatctagagtcgggttatcttaatgcctcaacaaagaagcgacctaaagacatcgGCATCAAATATCTAAAGAGCATccacgagaacgaattaactccagaggttcaaggaggacagctactgaccatggccacaaaccaaaaaaagctgaagaagtcagaagaacgagtggaagaattaaaaaaaaaaaacaaaatgaacccgggcccgggtcaaacatttaagaacagaagatcactcgcttctgccgccgatgaatatatcggATGAGCCTAGAATTcaattggcgcaaaagcgagacgccataaggtcacattcacattactgctgagaaaatcaacaccaagaaactaaaaacactactttcgagaccaactattttcttggaagaaaacgtatcacacagcagtatagagattcaaatgtaaagcctcatacggcaaaaaccattgctaaatgaatactacaggagccGCCTCAAAGAGGCAttcattcaaatatgtactcaagagagcaaaattatgacaaactggcaacagaaaccagaccacgtagagggagtcgtgtaggcctttcaactctttttaacaagtgcctgaccaaataatatgtcaAAAACCTTTATCTAGAGTCGGAATATGTTAATGCCTCGACAAAGGAGCGACATAAAAACATCggcatcaaatatcaaaagagcatccaCAAGAACGAATTAACTCTagaggttcaaggaggacagctactgaccatggccacaaaacaaaacacgctgaagaagtcagaagaacgagtgaaaaaatttaaaaaaaacaaaatgatcccgggcccgggtcaaacatttaagaacgcaagatcactcgcttctacggccgatgaatatatcggtcgagcctagaattaaattggcgcaaaaccCAGACGCCATAAgctcacattcacattactgctgagaaaatcaacaccaagaaactaaaaacactactttcgagaccaacaatttttttggaagaaaacTTATCACACAcaagtatagagattcaaatgtaaagcctcatagggcaaagaccattgctaaatgaatactactGGAGCCGCCTAAAAGAagcatccattcaaatatgtactcaagagagcaaaattttgacaaaggcaacagaaaccagaccacgaacaagggagtcgtgtaggcctgtcaactctttttaacaattgcctgaccaaataatatgttacagaacttccatctagagtcgggttatcttaatgcctcgtcaaagaagcgacctaaagacatcgGCATCAAATATCTAAAGAGCATCCACGAAAACGAATTAACTCTagaggttcaaggaggacagctactgaccatggccacaaaccaaaacacgctaaagaagtcagaagaacgagtgaaagaattaaaaaaaaaaaaaagaacccgggcccgggtcaaacatttaagaacagaagatcactcgtTTCTACCGCTGATCaatatatcggtcgagcctagatttaaattggcgcaaaaccCAGACGCCATAAGGtgacattcacattactgctgagaaaatcaacagcAAGACACTAAAAACACcactttcgagaccaactattttcttggaagaaaacagcagtatagagattcaaatgtaaagcctcatagggcaaagACCATTGataaatgaatactacaggagccgcctaaaagaggcatccattcaaaAATGtcctcaagagagcaaaattatgacaaaggcaacagaaaccagaccacgtacaagggagtcgtgtaggcctgtcaactctTTTTAACACTTGATTGACATCGCGgccgaagaaaaacataaaaatggtATTTTAAGGCCATTAGACAAGATATGACCTGCTTCGAGGCAGGACATCGGCTTTTTTGATCGTTAGGTCCTTCCGACATAGTTATATCTGGTCGCGACAAAAGGGTCGCACTTGTCGCAGGCACGCGATGACAGATTTTATATCCAATGTAAACACCAAAAGCATTAGTGCGACCCCTGccttagtatctggatgggcgacctaagaaatataccactcggtaacagaagcataggaccaaaaattctattttaatgctatcaaatgcgaaccaagcaagatacagattttgtaagcttgctttatgcaaaacaaatattgatgtaaaagtaaataaatatggatacacagtttttaagaagagaagaaggaagtttcaggacggtcgatcgagaataaaatattttgccatcggtaacaaatttacgacatgaaaacaacattaattttgaatcacgaatataaaaagttaccatcagcgaaaaacattttaggagattttagttgttttggtgtaattgtacttttggctgcaccgagtaaatcgcacatcgaattcagagggcgcagtgatcaagttaccgcggcatgtttactcgcgaaacagtgaagcatctgtgtcaaatgatgccaagacaccggatttttgtttttgttagttttctttttcattcaattgttataaattttgacaagaaatgtgcgaattcaacacaaagatcacaatcgcccaactctcagaggttgaccattgtttctggaaaatcaaaaacttactctccaagacaaggttatttatcaccaggtaattccatcgttttggtaatagcagctactttattattcatcagggCTCAGTTGTTCAatagccgattaacgctaatctcaggttaaaaattaacaagggagttttattctctactcccaaatgctgttcaagactgatattcggtaaaactttacattacaaGAAGTCAAGcttgaagaacaaaaatgagcaaaggaaactttcagcAAAAAGTTGAAACGATGAAACAAAAGATTGCGCTagtcctggattaaggtaatcggctttcaaacaactgggcccagcgtcacaatcttttcccaattttgggggtcattttgttgaaactcaagcacgcttcaaacacagacctgtttatttttgtgactCATGCGTTACCACagaaattctccccgtatcacatttcaacacatgtatgcaattttgctaagctcgaaaattacacaacatgataaatttacaaaagctagaaatttcacagaaatattttccagcgaaacatttattgaaacaagcaacatatttgctataagaggcaagaaacccgtGCTATTTCatttgcgtgcgtgcaagcgaaacacaatcacaaggcataagcaattaaataaatttctgacagttcacatcaaacccttttcgaaagaaccttgaccgtaaataataaagcacaaaagagacaacaagctttcattcaaataatttttcactgtcacatttccaattttttttaacctttgcagagttgagtacaaaatgaatgttacttgcaaACTtcaaatagatgcgacttcagtaaacactgtgagacacacaacagagatcacagatctacttgtggtgttcgattccctctctgtctttgttgaacccataagttaccagagaaatttccatttggtttcagtgttgtacgtaacaccaccttggcgaaataatagaagtacagctcattttgatttcggctcgacgggcgaaagattcacgctgtcgaagtccattactcgtcgcttttaagattccagatctttatgttttaTCATTCTGGAGGTAAAAAGAAGACGGTGGACGTGGCTTGGCCATGTCCTTCGCATGAAGAAAGGCCGGCACCCGCTCGAGGTGCTGTCTTGGGCGCCCCCTGGAAAGAGGCACCGGGGTAGACCACTCGGCACTTGGCGGAGGACCATCGAGGACGAGATGAAAACAGCTGGAAAGACGTGGAACGAGCTGTGGTGGCTGGCCCACGACCGGTCTGAATGGAAGAAGTTTGTCGGTGCCTTATGCTCCCCCAGCGGGGCTCCGaggattgagtgagtgagtgagtgagtgagtgagtgagtgtgaactttatgtttcaccacctgtcttgacgttccattcttgagcttcatatgggtatattttctttaaagatgaactaaaacgccattcgcgtcgccattcgcgttacaatgactttcgaggccattacaggttaattgtgcagagcaagctacgcattaccccagccccctgaaacctaacaaaatacgcacagaagactctatgcacaaagacaccacttagcaggggagtgacaggcaagacttttcccgacacggaaaaaaataaaaacaacaagaaaacccACAAAAtcaaaccgagattccgactgggtttggcaacccagtaataatggcaaatcaatcggatactgaacaagacaggcggtggaatcttaaaagcgacgagtaatggacatcgacaacaatctgtcgcctgtccagccgaaatcaaagtgagcagcaTTTCTAATCTTTTcccaagtgtggtgttatgtagaacactgaaaccaaatggaaaattttctggtaacttatgggttcaacaaagacagagaacgaatcgaacaccttaagtggatctgtgatcaactctgcacagtcttcaggtaaaaaaaatgattggaatgtgacagccaagaattatttgaaagaaagcttgtcgtctattttgtgcttcgttattcaaggaaaaggttcttcatggaaacggtttgatcctgaaattttagtttgttgtaatattgcgcatatttgacacgactgagttttttctcttcacgcacgtaatgaaatagaaaagggtttttgcctcttatagcaaatatgttgtttgtttcaaaaatttgttcgctggaaaaggtggccttcatgaattcatcatgttttataatatgcgagcttaactggacagtttttatggcaatactaaagcattttcgtgtcaaaatggggttagcgtctttctgttgtgctaacttaattaaatattaaatatacattctgcctcgtgagtttgttaatctcgttaaccagcaataacgtcgaaagtcattgcagcgcgaatggcgttttagtgcatcttatgttgtttgtttcaataaaatgtttcgctggaaaaggattctgtgatattttgtgcctttgtgaattataatatcatgtgtgttgaattttcgagccatagttaatagatgtagctggttatgaaactcgacaagtttctttgtttcatgtttttgtttgcttttttggccttgaccctgcacaaaactcgacaaaaacactcttttttcggcaggataaccaatcaacagcttcgactaatttaatcgaaattaacttgcgaaccaaaaacaaaagattgtgcagagtCACGGTCGgctcaacatctaattgcgactgtattgttcctccTTTTGAAATTCTCAGGGTTtaataaccagtccctagattaactgtGTTCGACCTTAAGGTTGAactgtgatacgggaggatatttttagtattgcctTGTAAGCAGGgaaggttcacgaaaataaacaggtcggttggaagcgtgcttgagtttcaacaaaatgagccccaaaatcagcaaaaaattgtgacgccgatgaataataaagtagagtgaaatatttaaaatgcaaCATTCGCTTAATTCTTACGTAAGATGTGTATTATGTAAGACACGTGTTGACCTTTTCTCATAAATGGCCTTATTGGCGTCATTAATTTGGTCTGTTATATGTTGGATGTCTTTTAAAACACGACTAATATAAGAGGTGTACTGGGTGAAGCGTGCATTCACATCAGCGTCTCTTTCACGGAAGGAGCTACTTAAGAAACGTTTGCAAATCGTTGATCTGCGCTACTTAGTCTCAATATGGTAAGTTTTCTTCCACTTTAGAACTCACAGTCAGTTAAACCTTTACTAATAGCCACCTGCGTATAAGTCTCAGTCCTTTTCTGCGAAGGCCACTGCTTTTTGCTCCGACTAACAGTCTTTAAATTCCATTTTATGCTTCGTTCTCATCAACACGGCCACCACCCTACAATGCAGTAAGGTCCTTGCCTCATTTACGAAAATCTTATCACAATGGCCATTTGAAATGCAATTGATCTACTAACTACACTTTAGTCGCTTAATGctttgttaatgtttttttcCTGACCACTTAGGTTTGACTGTGTTATTTGTTATGCTAAAATAAGCTCACTACAAAAGTTCAACCTCAATCATGTCAACTCTGGAGTTTCGTGCAGTTGGCTTGTCTTACGTGCCCAGGAGAGTTTCTTAACttcgcacaaaaaaaaaaaaaaaaagaaaaaagcaaagacCTTGCatgtcgttttgtttttttaatatttttatcgtGAACATTTTACTTTGGGCTTCAATTTGTTACGTAAGGATGTTTTAAAATGAACATTtttgaaactacaaaaaatctaCCCTTTCACGCTCTTGTGTTTGGCGCTTTTCTCTTCTTTTGCACTGTCTACAAGTCTAATACATCTGACTACGCTCCTCTGATGCGATTAGACTAAACCTGCCTCGGTATAATATGAATTCTTATGGACTGAGGTGCTTTTCTGTTTGTGGTCCCAAGCTGTGGAACGAACTTCCATCTGAATTACGTGCGTAGACAGtatattaaaggggctaggtcacgcagttttaagcaatttcagcactgatcgaatggtcatggaattaactaaaatatcaaaataactgttcaaaactatagaagaactctaacaaaacacaaggaagccaagaagggacatggatggacaacactggagaggattgaaatggattgaatttgggtaaatttgaaaaacgtcggcccaccttttttcaaatttatatcagtctatatcaaaatgtaatttacacagctggaaaatcattttcagttgttacgtggccgtgattttgcaaatgaaagactcttgctctgccaatttgacgtttagagctcataattaagaaaattaaacaaatttacctaaaatagcatgacctagcccctttaagtattTTTAAGACTAAGCTGAAAACACAACTTTTTAAAGgcatattttaattaatttttattttatgatgCGTTTGAAGTCGACCACGCATAGATGACGGTGCAAGACCAATTATTTAAAAGACCCTGTAGAACAGCCCGCTTTCTCGTGATGTACGATCTGCAAGAGTCTGATACGTTCAATACGTTTTATACATAGCATCCTTGAAAAGTAGCTTTATTGTATCATCAGGTATATATTTGTTTCTTGTAGTCCGTTCAGTTAGGCTTTTTTTTGCCGTGAGCACATTTCCAAAGTTACAACTGACCCTTGTAATAAAAGTTTCCCGCTGTATTTTTTTCACGTTAACAGAGTGTGATCGCTAAACAAATGACCTACAAGGTTTCCATGTCAGGCACGGTCAATGGACACTACTTTGAGGTCGAAGGCGATGGAAAAGGAAAGCCTTACGagtaagtttcttttcaatGGATAGAATTTATCTCTAATACTTGCTCAATATGTGTTGGTTTCTGTTCAATGCATGCGTGAAGCGTTTTCGCAGCCAACCCCTTTTCACTTCGTTCCATGATACTTTCGAGAATGTTTTTGGAAGGGGAGGAGGTGGAATTACGATAGAACTAGGGAGCTGGGAAGTGTTTTCCGCGTTCTCCAAAAAAGCCTGTTATGCATTATCTTCAAAGGACAAAAATTATGTGTGACCTAGATCGAAAGCTATTATGCAAAATTAACCTCTCcatcaatttaataaaataaataacaagcgACTGGCATCACATGCACAAAGTGGTTTCTTATCCACCATTCCCAAAAgaattgatatttcaaaatgtGTTTGTTTTTAGAAAAGGGGGGAAACCAGAAAAGTAAGAGAAAGTCCTGTAATAGTAAGAACTAATACACCTTTTTAACAAGACCCATAAAGAATTTTTTAGTCAATTAGCCACCAATATATAAAAATGCGTCTAATTTGCAATGTCAATTCGTTCTTTTTAAGGGGGGAGCAGACAGTAAAGCTCACTGTCACCAAGGGTGGACCTCTGCCATTTGCTTGGGATATTTTATCGCCACTGTCTCAGTACGGAAGCATACCATTCACCAAGTACCCTGAAGACATCCCTGATTATGTAAAGCAGTCATTCCCTGAGGGATATACATGGGAGAGGATCATGAACTTTGAAGATGGTGCAGTGTGTACTGTCAGCAATGATTCCAGGTACATCGCGGAAAACTAAGTTAATTGAATTTCAGTTTCCGCAAAAGCAGAATGTCGGAACTGGAAAGCGTTTTCCCTTCTATTAGAAAATGCTAAGAAATGTCAGCAGATCAGTCTCACTTTCTCTTCGTTAAAAATGGCGAGTGGTAGAATCTCATGCGCTGTAGAGTATCATTATGAAAAGTATCCACAACCATTCCATTGCActttgttaaaacattttttcatctctttttcaaaagcatCCAAGGCAACTGTTTCATCTACAATGTCAAAATCTCTGGTTTGAACTTTCCTCCCAATGGACCTGTTATGCAGAAGAAGACACAGGGCTGGGAACCCAACACTG containing:
- the LOC138007449 gene encoding GFP-like non-fluorescent chromoprotein, which produces MSVIAKQMTYKVSMSGTVNGHYFEVEGDGKGKPYEGEQTVKLTVTKGGPLPFAWDILSPLSQYGSIPFTKYPEDIPDYVKQSFPEGYTWERIMNFEDGAVCTVSNDSSIQGNCFIYNVKISGLNFPPNGPVMQKKTQGWEPNTERLFARDGMLIGNNFMALKLEGGGHYLCEFKSTYKAKKPVRMPGYHYVDRKLDVTSHNKDYTSVEQCEISIARHSLLG